From a single Ailuropoda melanoleuca isolate Jingjing chromosome 12, ASM200744v2, whole genome shotgun sequence genomic region:
- the SPACA6 gene encoding sperm acrosome membrane-associated protein 6 isoform X2 produces MALLPQGSAVPSALVALMVFRAPAWACLLCFTSHKERVRICQIFAGIEGPELEKCEEAFAVAFKGLLDTEINYDERSHLHDAFTQMTHSLQEIATAQGSFKVAFPDAAEKMRKVITQLKEVRACIPPCGLQEVARRFHCRGCYSTVCDLPLDCPVQDLTVIRGHQAKFSCTVNFQLPKEEITYSWKFAGGVRTQDVSYFQDLPRARGYLARIRPVQPAHRGTFSCVIQHDQLLLARLYFFLNVTGAPPRGETELQVSFREVLRWAPREAEMIIEPWRPSLGELLARPEALTLSNQCLLAAVAALASASATLVVWVFFRWYFKGN; encoded by the exons ATGGCCCTGCTGCCCCAAGGCAGTGCTGTCCCATCTGCCCTGGTAGCCCTCATGGTCTTCAGGGCCCCGGCCTGGGCCTGTCTCCTCTGCTTCACGTCCCATAAGGAACGCGTCCGCATCTGCCAGATCTTTGCTGGTATTGAGGGCCCTGAGCTGGAGAAGTGCGAGGAGGCATTCGCCGTTGCCTTTAAGGGCCTCCTAGACACTGAAATCA ACTACGATGAGAGAAGCCACCTGCATGACGCCTTCACCCAGATGACGCACTCTCTCCAGGAGATAGCCACTGCCCagg GCTCCTTTAAGGTTGCTTTTCCTGATGCTGCCGAGAAAATGCGGAAGGTCATTACGCAGCTTAAAGAAg tCCGGGCCTGCATCCCTCCCTGCG GACTCCAGGAGGTCGCCCGGCGTTTCCACTGCCGCGGATGCTACTCCACGGTCTGCGACCTCCCGCTGGACTGTCCAG TTCAGGACTTGACGGTGATTCGGGGTCATCAGGCTAAGTTCTCTTGCACTGTGAACTTCCAACTGCCTAAGGAGGAAATCACCTATTCCTGGAAGTTCGCAGGAGGT GTCCGGACGCAGGACGTGTCCTACTTCCAAGACCTCCCGCGGGCCCGAGGATACCTGGCGCGGATCCGGCCGGTGCAGCCCGCGCACCGCGGGACCTTCTCTTGTGTGATCCAGCACGACCAGCTCCTCCTGGCGCGGCTCTACTTCTTTCTTAACG TGACTGGTGCGCCCCCACGTGGGGAGACCGAGCTCCAGGTCTCCTTTCGGGAAGTGCTGCGTTGGGCGCCGCGGGAGGCCGAGATGATCATCGAACCTTGGAGGCCAAGCCTGGGCGAGCTGTTGGCCAGGCCCGAGGCTCTGACGCTGAGCAACCAATGCCTGCTCGCGGCCGTCGCGGCCTTAGCATCAGCCAGTGCGACCCTTGTGGTGTG GGTATTCTTTCGATGGTACTTCAAGGGCAACTAA
- the SPACA6 gene encoding sperm acrosome membrane-associated protein 6 isoform X4, with product MSSAEPEKQTQEVETSLCPPPSLPDYDERSHLHDAFTQMTHSLQEIATAQGSFKVAFPDAAEKMRKVITQLKEVRACIPPCGLQEVARRFHCRGCYSTVCDLPLDCPVQDLTVIRGHQAKFSCTVNFQLPKEEITYSWKFAGGVRTQDVSYFQDLPRARGYLARIRPVQPAHRGTFSCVIQHDQLLLARLYFFLNVTGAPPRGETELQVSFREVLRWAPREAEMIIEPWRPSLGELLARPEALTLSNQCLLAAVAALASASATLVVCQVITNIGEDIRKSEHSYFAGGNRK from the exons ATGAGCAGTGCAGAGCCGGAGAAGCAGACGCAGGAGGTGGAGACCAG CCTCTGTCCTCCACCCTCACTCCCAGACTACGATGAGAGAAGCCACCTGCATGACGCCTTCACCCAGATGACGCACTCTCTCCAGGAGATAGCCACTGCCCagg GCTCCTTTAAGGTTGCTTTTCCTGATGCTGCCGAGAAAATGCGGAAGGTCATTACGCAGCTTAAAGAAg tCCGGGCCTGCATCCCTCCCTGCG GACTCCAGGAGGTCGCCCGGCGTTTCCACTGCCGCGGATGCTACTCCACGGTCTGCGACCTCCCGCTGGACTGTCCAG TTCAGGACTTGACGGTGATTCGGGGTCATCAGGCTAAGTTCTCTTGCACTGTGAACTTCCAACTGCCTAAGGAGGAAATCACCTATTCCTGGAAGTTCGCAGGAGGT GTCCGGACGCAGGACGTGTCCTACTTCCAAGACCTCCCGCGGGCCCGAGGATACCTGGCGCGGATCCGGCCGGTGCAGCCCGCGCACCGCGGGACCTTCTCTTGTGTGATCCAGCACGACCAGCTCCTCCTGGCGCGGCTCTACTTCTTTCTTAACG TGACTGGTGCGCCCCCACGTGGGGAGACCGAGCTCCAGGTCTCCTTTCGGGAAGTGCTGCGTTGGGCGCCGCGGGAGGCCGAGATGATCATCGAACCTTGGAGGCCAAGCCTGGGCGAGCTGTTGGCCAGGCCCGAGGCTCTGACGCTGAGCAACCAATGCCTGCTCGCGGCCGTCGCGGCCTTAGCATCAGCCAGTGCGACCCTTGTGGTGTG tcaggtgataacaaatattggtgaggatataaGGAAATCGGAACACTCctactttgctggtgggaatagaaAATGA
- the SPACA6 gene encoding sperm acrosome membrane-associated protein 6 isoform X1 has translation MALLPQGSAVPSALVALMVFRAPAWACLLCFTSHKERVRICQIFAGIEGPELEKCEEAFAVAFKGLLDTEINYDERSHLHDAFTQMTHSLQEIATAQGSFKVAFPDAAEKMRKVITQLKEVRACIPPCGLQEVARRFHCRGCYSTVCDLPLDCPVQDLTVIRGHQAKFSCTVNFQLPKEEITYSWKFAGGVRTQDVSYFQDLPRARGYLARIRPVQPAHRGTFSCVIQHDQLLLARLYFFLNVTGAPPRGETELQVSFREVLRWAPREAEMIIEPWRPSLGELLARPEALTLSNQCLLAAVAALASASATLVVCQVITNIGEDIRKSEHSYFAGGNRK, from the exons ATGGCCCTGCTGCCCCAAGGCAGTGCTGTCCCATCTGCCCTGGTAGCCCTCATGGTCTTCAGGGCCCCGGCCTGGGCCTGTCTCCTCTGCTTCACGTCCCATAAGGAACGCGTCCGCATCTGCCAGATCTTTGCTGGTATTGAGGGCCCTGAGCTGGAGAAGTGCGAGGAGGCATTCGCCGTTGCCTTTAAGGGCCTCCTAGACACTGAAATCA ACTACGATGAGAGAAGCCACCTGCATGACGCCTTCACCCAGATGACGCACTCTCTCCAGGAGATAGCCACTGCCCagg GCTCCTTTAAGGTTGCTTTTCCTGATGCTGCCGAGAAAATGCGGAAGGTCATTACGCAGCTTAAAGAAg tCCGGGCCTGCATCCCTCCCTGCG GACTCCAGGAGGTCGCCCGGCGTTTCCACTGCCGCGGATGCTACTCCACGGTCTGCGACCTCCCGCTGGACTGTCCAG TTCAGGACTTGACGGTGATTCGGGGTCATCAGGCTAAGTTCTCTTGCACTGTGAACTTCCAACTGCCTAAGGAGGAAATCACCTATTCCTGGAAGTTCGCAGGAGGT GTCCGGACGCAGGACGTGTCCTACTTCCAAGACCTCCCGCGGGCCCGAGGATACCTGGCGCGGATCCGGCCGGTGCAGCCCGCGCACCGCGGGACCTTCTCTTGTGTGATCCAGCACGACCAGCTCCTCCTGGCGCGGCTCTACTTCTTTCTTAACG TGACTGGTGCGCCCCCACGTGGGGAGACCGAGCTCCAGGTCTCCTTTCGGGAAGTGCTGCGTTGGGCGCCGCGGGAGGCCGAGATGATCATCGAACCTTGGAGGCCAAGCCTGGGCGAGCTGTTGGCCAGGCCCGAGGCTCTGACGCTGAGCAACCAATGCCTGCTCGCGGCCGTCGCGGCCTTAGCATCAGCCAGTGCGACCCTTGTGGTGTG tcaggtgataacaaatattggtgaggatataaGGAAATCGGAACACTCctactttgctggtgggaatagaaAATGA
- the SPACA6 gene encoding sperm acrosome membrane-associated protein 6 isoform X3 codes for MALLPQGSAVPSALVALMVFRAPAWACLLCFTSHKERVRICQIFAGIEGPELEKCEEAFAVAFKGLLDTEINYDERSHLHDAFTQMTHSLQEIATAQGLQEVARRFHCRGCYSTVCDLPLDCPVQDLTVIRGHQAKFSCTVNFQLPKEEITYSWKFAGGVRTQDVSYFQDLPRARGYLARIRPVQPAHRGTFSCVIQHDQLLLARLYFFLNVTGAPPRGETELQVSFREVLRWAPREAEMIIEPWRPSLGELLARPEALTLSNQCLLAAVAALASASATLVVCQVITNIGEDIRKSEHSYFAGGNRK; via the exons ATGGCCCTGCTGCCCCAAGGCAGTGCTGTCCCATCTGCCCTGGTAGCCCTCATGGTCTTCAGGGCCCCGGCCTGGGCCTGTCTCCTCTGCTTCACGTCCCATAAGGAACGCGTCCGCATCTGCCAGATCTTTGCTGGTATTGAGGGCCCTGAGCTGGAGAAGTGCGAGGAGGCATTCGCCGTTGCCTTTAAGGGCCTCCTAGACACTGAAATCA ACTACGATGAGAGAAGCCACCTGCATGACGCCTTCACCCAGATGACGCACTCTCTCCAGGAGATAGCCACTGCCCagg GACTCCAGGAGGTCGCCCGGCGTTTCCACTGCCGCGGATGCTACTCCACGGTCTGCGACCTCCCGCTGGACTGTCCAG TTCAGGACTTGACGGTGATTCGGGGTCATCAGGCTAAGTTCTCTTGCACTGTGAACTTCCAACTGCCTAAGGAGGAAATCACCTATTCCTGGAAGTTCGCAGGAGGT GTCCGGACGCAGGACGTGTCCTACTTCCAAGACCTCCCGCGGGCCCGAGGATACCTGGCGCGGATCCGGCCGGTGCAGCCCGCGCACCGCGGGACCTTCTCTTGTGTGATCCAGCACGACCAGCTCCTCCTGGCGCGGCTCTACTTCTTTCTTAACG TGACTGGTGCGCCCCCACGTGGGGAGACCGAGCTCCAGGTCTCCTTTCGGGAAGTGCTGCGTTGGGCGCCGCGGGAGGCCGAGATGATCATCGAACCTTGGAGGCCAAGCCTGGGCGAGCTGTTGGCCAGGCCCGAGGCTCTGACGCTGAGCAACCAATGCCTGCTCGCGGCCGTCGCGGCCTTAGCATCAGCCAGTGCGACCCTTGTGGTGTG tcaggtgataacaaatattggtgaggatataaGGAAATCGGAACACTCctactttgctggtgggaatagaaAATGA